CTTCTGGACGTCGATCCAGGAGTTGAGGTTCTCGGCCGTCTCGCCGCAGGAGACGATGGCGTACTTGCCCTTGCCGCCCATGGCCTCGAGGAGCGAGTCGGTGAGTGCCTCGCCGATGCCCTCGGTGGAGGCCTGGCTGACGAAGGCCTCGCGGACCGAGTCGGGGGCGTCCGTGTCGGAGGTGAGCACCGCGATGCCGGCGTCCTTGGCCTGCTGCAGGATCGGCGCCATCGAGTTGGGGTCGTTGGGGGCGACCACGATGGAGTCGACCTTCTTCTGGATGTAGGACCGCACGATCTGCGCCTGGGCGGCGGCGTCGGCCTGGGTGGGGCCCTGGTACTCCCAGGTGACGTTGCCGAGCTCGTCCTGGGCGGCCTTGCCGCCCGCGTTCATCGCCTCGAAGTAGGGGATGCCCTGGAGCTTGGGGACGAAGGCGACCGTCGCCGACTCGGAGCCCGAGCCGGAGTCCGAACCGGAGCCGGAGCCCGATCCTCCCGAGCCCTTCTGGCTGCAGCCGGTCGCGGCCATGAGGGCCGAGACCGCGAGGACCGCGAGGGCGGTGGTCTTCCTGGGTGTGCGCATGTTCTCTCCTGGTGGCCGGCCCCGGTGGGGACGTGGATGGTGCGGGGTGCTGCGGGGCGGTGCGGGTGGTGCGGTGGTGCGGGTCAGGTGGTGGCGTCGGCGTGGACCAGGCCGGACTCGGTCTGGTCGCGGCGGCGCAGCCGGGCGAAGGTCGCGGCCGCGGTGGCCCAGGCGTCCCGGGTCGCGGCGTCGGTGCTCGGCTCGTAGCCGACGATCTCGGTCGAGGCCGCGACCACCCGGCGGATCTCGGGCAGCCCGTCGAGCTCGCCGAGCGCGGCCAGCTGGACCGCGCCGTTGCCCAGGGCGGTCGCCTCGACCGGACCGCAGCGCACGGGCAGGCCCGTGGCGTCGGCGGTCAGCTGCGAGAGCAGGCGGTGGCTGGAACCGCCGCCGGTGACCACGACCGCGGTGGGCGCCTGCCCGGTGACCTCGGCGATCGAGGCGGCCACGCCGCGGTAGCCCAGCGCCAGCGAGTCGATGACGCAGCGGGCGACGGCGCCCACCCCCTCGGGAGCCGGCTGGCCGCTGCGGGCGCAGTAGTCGCGGATCCGGCCGGGCAGGTCGCCGGGCGCGAGGAACTCGTCGGCGTCGGGGTTGACGACGCTGCGCAGGCCGGGCTCCGCGGCGGCGAGGTCGGCGATCTCCTGGTAGCTCAGGTCGTGGCCCTCGGCGGCCCACTGGCGGCGGCAGCTCTGGAGCAGCCACAGGCCCATCACGTTGGAGAGCAGGCGCACCGTGCCGGCGTACCCGCCCTCGTTGGTGAGGTTGGCCTCGCGGGAGGCGGCGCTGACGACGGCCTCGGGGACCTCGACGCCGACCAGCGACCAGGTGCCCGAGGAGATGAACAGCTCGTGCGGTCCGGCCAGGGGTGTGGCCACCACGGCGCTGGCGGTGTCGTGGGCGGGCGGCACCACGACGCGAGCGCCGGCCAGGGCGCCGGTGAAGTCGCCCAGCAGCGGGCCGACGTCGGTGCCCGGGGGCACCACCTCGGGCATCAGCCGCGCGGGGATGCCGAGCTCGTCGAGCAGGTCGGTGGCCCAGCGGCCGGTGCGCATGTCCATCGCGGCGGTCGTCGACGCGGCGGTGAACTCGGTGACGGTGCTGCCGCTGAGCAGGTGGTGGACCACGTCGGGCAGCATCAGCAGCGTCCGGGCGGCGTCGATCCGGGCGGCGTGGTCGCGGACGTCGGAGAGCAGCGAGAACAGCGTGTTGATGGGGATGATCTGCACCCCGGAGGCGTCGTACAGGCGAGCGGCGCCGACGGTCCGCAGCGCGCTGCGCATGGTGGCGACGTTGCGCTCGTCGCGGTAGCAGGTGGGGGTGTCGACCAGGGTGCCGTCGGCGTCGAGCAGGCCGTAGTCCACGCCCCAGGCGTCGACCCCGACCGAGTCGACGGGCCCGGGCCCGGCGTCGACGAGGGCGAGGCCGCGCTGGACCTCGGCCCAGATGTGGTCGAGGTCCCAGCGCAGCAGGCCGTCGCGGACCGACGGGACGTGGGTGAAGCGGTGGGCGACCTCGAGGTGGAGCCGCTGCCCGTCGTACGCCACGACGGCGACCCGGCCGCTCTCGGCGCCGAGGTCGACGGCGGCGACCCGACGACGCACGGCTGCGGGGACGCCCGTGCTCATGCGCCCTCCTCGTGCAGCGGGCGGACGTTGGCGGCCGACGCGGCGACGACGCGGGTCGGCACGCCGGCCGCCTGCCAGGTGGCCACGAAGTCGGCGTCGATGCCCTCGTCGGTGACCAGGCTGGTGACCCGCTCGGTCGGCACGAAGGAGTGCAGCGCGAACCGGTCGGACTTGGAGGAGTCGAAGACGGCGTGGACCTCGTCGCAGGCGGCGGCGAGCAGCGACTTGGTGTGCGCCTCGTCGACGCTGACGTCGAGCAGGCCCAGCTCCGGGGAGAGCCCGACCAGGCCGAAGAAGCCCTTGCGGATCCGGCCCCGGCCGGTCAGCAGGTCGCCGATCGGGCCGACCATCGACTCCGAGGACCGGCGCAGCACGCCGCCGGGCAGCACGACCATCGCGGTGCTGCGCTCCATCAGCAGCTGGGCGGTGCGCAGCCCGTTGGTCACCACCGTCAGGTGGCGGCGGTCGAGCAGCTCCTCGGCCAGGTAGTGGCTGGTCGTCGAGGAGTCGAGGGCCAGGGTGTCGCCGTCGCGGACCAGCTCGGCGGCGGCGCGGGCGATGGCGCGCTTGGCGTCGGCGGAGTGGCGCACCCGCATGCTCCAGGCGCCCTCGTCGACGGCGCCCACGGTCACCGCTCCCCCGCGGATCCGGCGCAGCAGCGAGCGGCGCTCCAGGGCGTCGAGGTCCTTGCGGACGGTGACGGCAGAGACGCCGAAGCGGGCGGAGAGGTCGCTGACCAGGACCCGGCCGTGGGACTCCAGCTCGAGCAGGATCGCCTGCTCCCGCTGGTACTCGTCGAGACCCTCCACGAGCCTGCCCTCCGTCCCACCTCCGACCGGTTGCCCGGCGCGGTGTGAAACCTGTCACCAGGGCAACCAAAGCGTCAACGGGACGAAAGGAAGTGAAAGCGCAGGGATTTCGAAGTGGCGCGTGTGACCTGCGTCACGTCAGGCGAAGGCCGCGTAACGGTCACACCAGCCGGCGCACCCGCCAGCACGCCCGTGCCGAAGGCGTACGAGAGGAGTGCTGTGGGCGCTGCGCGGTGGCCGTCATCGTGCGTCGTCCCCCCGACCCGAGGGGCGCTCCCCCTGGCCGGACCAGCCGCGCGCCCCGCCGCGTTCCTCGGTGATGCGGCGACGGCGCTCCTCCTCGCGCTTGGAGTACGCCGCGGCTCGGATCGCGTCGTCACTCTCGAGCCCGCTGCCGAGGGCACCCCCCACCGTGGCCGCGGACGCCACGAACCAGGCCAGCACGAACAGGTCGCCCGACCCGAGCGAGGTGCCCAGGGAGGCGCTCATGACGTCGGCGTCGAGGACGAACAGCGCCCACACCAGGTTGACGACGTACAGCGCGAGGTAGCAGATGCTGACCCCGATCGTCAGGGTCAGGACCGTGGAGGTGTTGTAGAGCCGCGATCTCCACCGCGCCTCGTCCGACGGGTCGTCGGCGTGGTCCCACAGCTCTCCGTCGACGACCAACCAGGCGACCACCAGCGCGATCGACACCAGGGTCGCGACGCTGAGGCGCCACCAGGACAAGGACCCGGCCAGCAGCCAGACCGTGGAGTTGATGGTCGCGATGGCGCCCGTGGCGAGCGCGGTGACCAGCGCCGTCTTCAGGCCGGGCACGAGCAGCCAGGGACGGTTTGCCGCCACCATCCCCAGGAGCAGCCGCGTCCGGCAACCGCGCCGGGGGAGCTCCTTGCGGTGGTCGTCGGGCGTGGCAGCCGGGTCGGCCAGGCTGCTGACCAGCCCGTGCACCGCGGACCGGGTGCGCGCGCGCGTCCGGAGCCCTCCCAGGGCCGGCAGCGACAGCACCGCCACCCGCCGCTCCGGGTCGCTCTCCGCCAGCAGGACGCGACCACCGCCGTCGTGGAGCGGCAGCTCGGTCAGGC
This genomic interval from Nocardioides scoriae contains the following:
- a CDS encoding autoinducer 2 ABC transporter substrate-binding protein, which gives rise to MRTPRKTTALAVLAVSALMAATGCSQKGSGGSGSGSGSDSGSGSESATVAFVPKLQGIPYFEAMNAGGKAAQDELGNVTWEYQGPTQADAAAQAQIVRSYIQKKVDSIVVAPNDPNSMAPILQQAKDAGIAVLTSDTDAPDSVREAFVSQASTEGIGEALTDSLLEAMGGKGKYAIVSCGETAENLNSWIDVQKSYTAEKYPDAEIVDIVYAGEDQAKATQMATDLMNANPDLTGLVGECTSSAPGVAQAVKDADKIGKVFTVGLGTPQSMKPYLADKSSSASILWNVEDLGYLTAWAGQRAAAGDGFEPDDALKKKLPDVTWDDSTKTLLLGPPLKITSDNVDEFDY
- a CDS encoding rhamnulokinase — protein: MSTGVPAAVRRRVAAVDLGAESGRVAVVAYDGQRLHLEVAHRFTHVPSVRDGLLRWDLDHIWAEVQRGLALVDAGPGPVDSVGVDAWGVDYGLLDADGTLVDTPTCYRDERNVATMRSALRTVGAARLYDASGVQIIPINTLFSLLSDVRDHAARIDAARTLLMLPDVVHHLLSGSTVTEFTAASTTAAMDMRTGRWATDLLDELGIPARLMPEVVPPGTDVGPLLGDFTGALAGARVVVPPAHDTASAVVATPLAGPHELFISSGTWSLVGVEVPEAVVSAASREANLTNEGGYAGTVRLLSNVMGLWLLQSCRRQWAAEGHDLSYQEIADLAAAEPGLRSVVNPDADEFLAPGDLPGRIRDYCARSGQPAPEGVGAVARCVIDSLALGYRGVAASIAEVTGQAPTAVVVTGGGSSHRLLSQLTADATGLPVRCGPVEATALGNGAVQLAALGELDGLPEIRRVVAASTEIVGYEPSTDAATRDAWATAAATFARLRRRDQTESGLVHADATT
- a CDS encoding DeoR/GlpR family DNA-binding transcription regulator, which produces MEGLDEYQREQAILLELESHGRVLVSDLSARFGVSAVTVRKDLDALERRSLLRRIRGGAVTVGAVDEGAWSMRVRHSADAKRAIARAAAELVRDGDTLALDSSTTSHYLAEELLDRRHLTVVTNGLRTAQLLMERSTAMVVLPGGVLRRSSESMVGPIGDLLTGRGRIRKGFFGLVGLSPELGLLDVSVDEAHTKSLLAAACDEVHAVFDSSKSDRFALHSFVPTERVTSLVTDEGIDADFVATWQAAGVPTRVVAASAANVRPLHEEGA